A genomic stretch from Shewanella woodyi ATCC 51908 includes:
- a CDS encoding DUF4274 domain-containing protein: MAKKLTKEQGKRASICFECGCIPSKDVWREAVAEKGKDYDSVMYMAKQFPISECEVITIEELQSIEEIHAVADNYNWDNNCIKSLYAFIDHPLCDAGTALLLFWKGAGYEQLGHHPRFPNEQEKLFFQELVLRFKTKQFNSYKIAFDPYDECYVPTLDDCLQRGYLIPGELFCQYSTMHIDTYL; the protein is encoded by the coding sequence ATGGCCAAAAAGCTGACAAAAGAGCAAGGAAAACGAGCAAGTATATGTTTTGAATGTGGGTGTATACCAAGCAAGGATGTTTGGAGGGAAGCTGTAGCTGAAAAGGGTAAGGATTACGATTCTGTCATGTATATGGCTAAGCAGTTTCCTATTTCTGAATGTGAAGTAATTACAATTGAGGAGCTTCAAAGCATTGAGGAGATCCATGCTGTCGCAGATAACTATAACTGGGATAATAACTGTATTAAAAGCTTATATGCTTTTATAGACCATCCATTATGTGATGCAGGTACTGCATTGCTTCTATTTTGGAAGGGGGCCGGTTATGAACAATTAGGCCATCATCCACGTTTCCCAAATGAGCAAGAGAAGCTATTTTTTCAAGAGTTAGTTTTGAGATTTAAAACCAAGCAATTCAACTCATATAAAATCGCATTCGACCCTTATGATGAATGTTATGTTCCAACATTGGATGATTGTTTACAACGTGGGTACTTAATACCTGGTGAATTATTCTGTCAATACAGCACTATGCATATTGATACTTACCTATAG
- a CDS encoding Hsp70 family protein: MSLIIGIDLGSTNSLVSYWDGEKAVIIPNAFGDNLTPSVVGLDDNNQVLVGAVAKERLITHPHKTAAIFKRYMGSDKIYDFGSETLFRPEVLSSFVLRELKTDAEVFLGQPIAEAVISVPAYFSDQQRRATQVAGELAGLKVERLINEPTAAALSYGLHRQDEECSFLIFDLGGGTFDVSVLSLIAGIMEVNATAGHNALGGEDFVDLMLESFIQTHQLDVLALKERSKLRWKIEQLKRALTNNNQASFEIELNHRELSWCLNRDEFEQLSAPLINCIRQPIERALNDAAMSPSDLKEIILVGGATRMPMVRSLVAKMFGRLPTSHHNPDEVVALGAAVQAGLKARDATLSDVVLTDVCPYSLGVETVRTTRDQQYEAGFYTPIIERNTVIPVSREEVFSTCFDNQPSMCLCIYQGESRLVRDNIKLGELIIDLEPAPTGEQLVTVRYTYDINGILAVDTCVQSTGKRENLVIKNDDCHLSDTEVRARLLELETLKIHPRDKLDNRMLIARGERLFEQSLGETRELISERLLQFERLVNEQNPKEIKRALVRINDEFSQIELKRI; the protein is encoded by the coding sequence ATGTCATTAATTATAGGCATAGATCTAGGATCAACAAACAGTTTGGTGTCCTATTGGGATGGTGAGAAAGCGGTCATCATCCCCAATGCATTTGGCGATAATTTAACGCCCTCGGTTGTTGGCTTAGATGATAACAATCAAGTCTTAGTCGGTGCAGTTGCCAAAGAGCGACTTATTACTCACCCCCATAAAACAGCGGCAATTTTTAAGCGTTATATGGGCTCCGATAAAATTTATGATTTTGGTAGCGAGACTCTGTTCCGTCCAGAAGTTCTCTCATCTTTTGTGTTGCGTGAACTTAAGACGGATGCTGAAGTCTTTTTGGGACAACCTATTGCAGAAGCCGTTATAAGTGTTCCTGCCTATTTTAGCGATCAACAGAGAAGAGCCACGCAGGTAGCGGGGGAGTTAGCGGGTCTAAAGGTTGAAAGATTAATTAATGAGCCTACCGCAGCTGCGCTTAGTTATGGATTACACCGTCAAGATGAGGAGTGCAGCTTTCTTATCTTTGATTTAGGTGGCGGGACATTCGATGTCTCTGTTTTGAGCCTAATTGCGGGAATTATGGAGGTCAATGCTACCGCTGGCCATAATGCATTGGGTGGTGAAGACTTTGTAGATTTGATGTTGGAATCATTTATTCAAACTCACCAGCTTGATGTGTTGGCATTAAAAGAGAGAAGTAAGCTTAGGTGGAAGATAGAGCAGCTCAAGCGTGCGTTAACGAATAACAATCAAGCCAGTTTTGAGATTGAGCTAAATCATAGAGAGCTATCTTGGTGTTTAAACCGTGATGAATTTGAACAACTATCAGCACCGTTAATAAACTGCATTCGCCAACCCATTGAACGTGCATTAAACGATGCTGCAATGTCTCCTTCCGATCTTAAAGAGATCATTCTTGTTGGCGGCGCAACGCGTATGCCTATGGTTCGCTCACTAGTGGCCAAGATGTTTGGTCGATTGCCCACAAGTCACCATAATCCTGATGAGGTTGTAGCCCTTGGCGCCGCAGTACAAGCAGGACTCAAGGCGCGCGATGCTACGTTATCTGATGTGGTGCTTACCGATGTGTGCCCCTATTCATTAGGAGTTGAAACGGTGAGAACGACAAGAGATCAGCAATATGAAGCAGGCTTTTATACGCCGATTATTGAACGTAATACGGTGATCCCTGTGAGTAGAGAAGAGGTTTTTTCAACTTGCTTTGATAATCAACCAAGCATGTGCTTGTGTATCTATCAAGGAGAGAGCCGTTTGGTACGGGATAACATTAAGCTTGGAGAGCTTATTATTGATCTCGAACCCGCTCCCACAGGTGAACAACTGGTTACTGTCCGTTATACCTATGACATTAATGGTATTTTAGCTGTGGATACTTGCGTTCAATCAACGGGGAAACGAGAAAATTTAGTGATAAAAAACGATGACTGCCATCTTTCTGATACGGAGGTTAGAGCGCGTTTACTTGAGCTAGAAACACTTAAAATCCACCCTAGGGACAAACTCGACAATCGCATGCTTATAGCCAGAGGTGAGCGTTTATTTGAACAATCATTAGGAGAGACTCGAGAGCTAATTAGTGAGCGACTTTTGCAATTTGAGAGGTTAGTCAATGAGCAAAACCCTAAAGAGATCAAACGGGCATTAGTTAGGATAAATGATGAGTTTTCTCAAATTGAACTTAAAAGGATTTAA
- a CDS encoding J domain-containing protein — protein sequence MSCWERIGISPTVDKMLIKRAYAKQLRLHHPEDDPEGFKTLRAALEDALAQAKCLSVGEVFISSQEIDLTPTVEKSMEQDEPQQEPITVNELDFDESKRIFEQLQRKIIELYGHFDSRVQLSLWKLALDGGEQWNIEVKQNTAFWLFNFIGHYPFIPENIFNYLEKRFSWYDNYLALKREFSEEFIDSVFDRFSRAKWSLSYQGVDFSDPSLINDVESYLSKREHLEYLVLNKQGNGDELITELNKFCVQDFELDRLLFLYYQNLQSPSQASAYCKKLVVEHPNRVEGYLNKGNIDYRQKRFSEAAHSYKAVLALDESHGIALKGLAGCYLELNDLFSAKCLYEQALLQVPFDVEARIQLIQINQKLIKHSFDLLVEQPNSAKAHKQIAEGYLEIGAYTECIEFLEGIIDKTKPIFENTSRLVKGSIFSVLFRWLFVSDIEQVFNYRNSELHHMLGLAYEATKQAEKAEVAYMTALMKAEDEGTNGYDSLVQLADFYIEHKEYEEALSLLKKACMLTPDSARVFALLADAQRYLEMQEEALNSINRAIALDDRPWIYYSIRSILLISAQSYKAAAGDLNKVLQAAPNFSGALYRQGVCHRHLGLYKEAMAFFKSAVDYNTGFRTSALEWLKLACEVSDLDNAELAMSAFLNADGALETVADYKLEIEKMSNQRSDTHE from the coding sequence ATGAGCTGTTGGGAACGTATTGGGATCTCGCCTACTGTCGATAAGATGTTAATTAAACGGGCTTATGCAAAACAGTTAAGATTACACCATCCAGAAGATGATCCTGAAGGCTTCAAAACCTTAAGAGCTGCGTTAGAAGATGCATTAGCGCAAGCAAAGTGTCTCTCTGTAGGTGAAGTATTTATCTCATCTCAGGAGATAGATTTAACCCCAACAGTTGAAAAATCAATGGAGCAAGATGAGCCTCAGCAGGAGCCTATCACTGTTAATGAGCTAGATTTTGATGAGTCCAAAAGGATTTTTGAGCAGTTGCAGAGAAAGATTATTGAACTCTATGGTCATTTTGATTCGAGAGTACAACTGTCACTATGGAAGCTAGCACTTGACGGGGGTGAGCAATGGAACATCGAGGTTAAACAGAACACTGCATTTTGGCTTTTTAACTTTATTGGCCACTATCCTTTTATTCCTGAAAATATCTTCAACTATCTAGAGAAACGCTTCTCTTGGTATGACAATTACCTTGCATTGAAACGTGAATTTAGTGAAGAGTTCATCGATAGCGTATTTGACCGATTTAGCCGTGCTAAATGGAGCTTAAGTTACCAAGGTGTCGACTTTTCTGATCCAAGCCTGATAAATGATGTTGAGTCATACCTGTCAAAGCGAGAGCATTTAGAGTATCTGGTGCTTAATAAACAAGGAAATGGTGATGAGTTGATCACCGAGCTTAATAAGTTCTGTGTACAAGACTTTGAATTAGATCGCTTATTATTTCTCTATTATCAAAACCTACAAAGCCCTTCACAAGCATCAGCTTACTGCAAGAAGTTAGTGGTAGAACATCCTAATAGGGTGGAGGGTTACTTAAACAAAGGCAATATAGACTATAGACAGAAGCGGTTTAGTGAAGCTGCACATAGCTACAAAGCAGTTTTAGCCCTAGATGAAAGTCATGGTATAGCATTAAAGGGCTTGGCTGGCTGTTATTTAGAACTTAATGATCTTTTTTCTGCGAAGTGTTTGTATGAGCAAGCCTTGTTGCAAGTGCCTTTTGATGTAGAAGCACGTATTCAATTAATTCAGATAAACCAGAAATTGATTAAGCATAGCTTTGATCTACTTGTTGAGCAGCCAAATAGTGCCAAAGCCCATAAACAGATCGCTGAGGGGTATTTAGAAATTGGTGCATACACTGAATGCATTGAGTTTCTTGAGGGGATTATTGATAAAACTAAACCTATATTTGAAAATACCTCTCGTTTAGTCAAAGGTAGCATTTTTTCTGTATTGTTCAGGTGGTTATTTGTCTCTGATATTGAGCAAGTGTTTAATTATCGAAATAGTGAGCTTCACCATATGTTAGGTTTGGCATATGAGGCGACAAAACAGGCTGAAAAAGCAGAAGTCGCTTATATGACAGCGTTAATGAAGGCTGAAGATGAGGGCACTAATGGGTATGACTCTTTAGTTCAATTAGCAGACTTTTACATTGAGCATAAAGAGTATGAAGAAGCACTGTCTCTACTCAAAAAGGCCTGTATGCTAACGCCAGATAGCGCCAGAGTATTTGCTTTATTGGCGGATGCTCAGCGTTATTTGGAGATGCAAGAGGAGGCGCTAAATAGCATTAACCGTGCAATTGCTTTGGATGATAGACCTTGGATCTACTATTCCATTCGTTCGATATTGCTCATTTCAGCTCAAAGCTATAAAGCTGCAGCGGGTGATTTAAACAAGGTGCTACAAGCTGCGCCTAACTTCTCTGGTGCTTTATATCGTCAAGGAGTTTGCCATCGTCATTTAGGGTTATATAAAGAGGCGATGGCATTTTTTAAGTCGGCTGTTGATTATAATACAGGGTTTCGAACATCGGCTTTAGAGTGGTTGAAGTTAGCATGTGAAGTTTCGGATTTAGATAATGCTGAATTGGCAATGAGCGCCTTTTTGAATGCTGATGGAGCCCTTGAAACTGTGGCTGATTATAAATTAGAGATTGAAAAGATGAGCAATCAAAGGAGCGATACTCATGAATAG
- a CDS encoding DUF1266 domain-containing protein: protein MNSSEQSGYNPDNLSSVKLWGLAVSALLTEMNELRHDVLHHHGTSDEDIKDLKHMMMRDWGIETREEYLNMLKWLREEGHNRSYMQMQDHLNTLSESAIDAYIDAHSHNVDRQSCLQLVRNYRHTLNIGGIGAWDDGRYVSICRWGASLGLFSEDECWEKIKQISLRVQQSYDSWHSFALSYIAGRQFWRNDATESFAKDEMDVVRRLTGDPKSPWNTLEWNLDLTENCNGTG from the coding sequence ATGAATAGCTCAGAGCAGAGTGGTTATAACCCTGATAACTTGTCATCGGTAAAGCTATGGGGGTTAGCTGTCAGTGCGTTGCTAACCGAGATGAATGAGTTACGACACGATGTGCTACATCACCACGGTACGAGCGATGAGGATATCAAAGATTTAAAACATATGATGATGCGTGATTGGGGTATTGAAACACGAGAAGAGTACCTCAATATGCTGAAATGGTTACGTGAGGAGGGCCATAACCGCTCCTATATGCAGATGCAAGATCACCTCAACACGTTATCTGAAAGCGCCATTGATGCCTATATTGACGCTCATTCCCATAATGTCGATAGGCAGAGCTGTTTACAACTGGTGAGAAATTATCGACATACACTTAATATTGGCGGAATTGGTGCGTGGGATGATGGTCGCTATGTGTCTATCTGTCGTTGGGGAGCTTCATTAGGTCTGTTTTCTGAGGATGAGTGTTGGGAAAAAATTAAGCAAATTTCTCTAAGGGTTCAACAATCTTACGACAGTTGGCATAGCTTCGCATTAAGTTATATTGCAGGTCGCCAATTTTGGCGTAATGATGCTACTGAGTCCTTTGCTAAGGATGAGATGGACGTAGTTAGAAGGCTGACTGGTGATCCTAAAAGTCCTTGGAATACGCTAGAGTGGAATTTGGACTTAACTGAAAACTGCAATGGCACTGGGTGA